Within the Opitutaceae bacterium TAV5 genome, the region CAGTCGTTCGTCGGTGAAAAATCGCTGTTGATCGAAAACCGGTTGCGACGATGCGCGGGCAAACCAGTTGCAGGAGGTTGATGAACTACCACGCATCCGGGAATCCGCTTTCCTTTTTTCTGCGCGCCGGCCGGCTGGCGCTTTTTTCCCTGGTCCTGGCCAGCGCCGTCGTGGCGCGGGCGCAGACGGTGATCGCCAATCCGGTGGGAGAGATTGCCGCCGGCGAGGGTTTGACGATTGATGCGGAGAACAGTCAGGGCATCCGCTTTTCGATTGCCGGTGAGCTGACGGTCACGGGCATCACGGTGACGTTCTTGTCGTCGGACGGCAATCCGGTCGTGGCGGTTTTCATGCGGGCCGGCGAGGACGGATTTCCGGCTTCCGGTCCCATCAATCCGGGCCATCCCGATGTTGTGAACCCGGGGGATGCGGTGCTGTTTTCTCCCGGCGTTTTTTCGGATACGCCGACCCCGGTGCAGATCGATCTGGTGACGACGCTCGGGGCGGGCGAGTACATCTTTGCGATCGTGCCGCTGGAGTATGGTTATTCGAGCGTGTTGCAGGCTTACGGTGCTGTTTCCGGGAGCGAAACGGTGAGTTACGCGCAGGAATTCGGTGTGGACGGCTGGACGGGGGCGTGGTCCCTGTCGGACAGACAGGCGGACATCCGCATCCAGGGCACGCTGGCCGTCATCCCGGAGCCGGCGACTGCGGGTGCGTTGCTGGCCGGTGCCGGGATTCTGTTCACGTGGGGGACCAGACGTCATCGAGCCAGCCGCATACGCGCGCAGTCGTTCGACAAATGAGGCGCGCATCCATCCGTCGTATTGGCTGGCAGGCACGTGCCCGCTAGCGGGAAGCGCTTCGCAGAAAGTCGGCTTCCCTGCCGGTTATGCGTTGGATGATCGCATCGATGACATGGACATCGGCTTCGTCGCTCATTCGAAAATTGCCGGGATGGGCATCGAAGAGCGCGATGCCCCGGTCGATGTTGAGGAAGCTCATTGTGCCTGTGCGTCCGATATGCACACCGGCAATCAGCCGGTAGTCCAGGCCAGCCATGCACTCCACCATCTCCTCCTGCGTTGCCGGGCGTCCCGGGATGTCGGCCTGCGAAATCGCGATCCTCCAGTCGTCACCTTCCCGCCACAACCCTTCCAGCTCGATGGTTCCGCCCAGTTCTTCGTTATGAAGCAGCATTCTTTCCAGATACTGCAGCGGAGTTGCCTCT harbors:
- a CDS encoding glycosyltransferase family 1; translation: MNYHASGNPLSFFLRAGRLALFSLVLASAVVARAQTVIANPVGEIAAGEGLTIDAENSQGIRFSIAGELTVTGITVTFLSSDGNPVVAVFMRAGEDGFPASGPINPGHPDVVNPGDAVLFSPGVFSDTPTPVQIDLVTTLGAGEYIFAIVPLEYGYSSVLQAYGAVSGSETVSYAQEFGVDGWTGAWSLSDRQADIRIQGTLAVIPEPATAGALLAGAGILFTWGTRRHRASRIRAQSFDK